Sequence from the Kineosporia succinea genome:
CCGCCTACCAGGTCGGTGACCTGGCCTCGATCGACGGGGGAGCGGGGGCCGACGTCATCCGTACCGCGGGTGACTGGAACCGCGTCCACGGCGGCGCCGGTAACGACAAGATCTACGGCGGTGACGGTCGCCAGGACATCTGGGGCGACGACGGCGACGACCTGATCCACGGCGGCAAGGGCAACGACACCCTGTACGGCGGCCGGGGCAACGACACCGTCTACGGCAACAGCGGCGCCGACACGATCTACGGCAACAGCGGCAACGACAAGCTGTCCGGCGGTCCCGGCACCGACACGCTGCTCGGCGGCACCGGCAAGAACACGATCAAGCAGTAGGCACGCGTCACCACGACCAGCCGCGCTCGGCGAGAAGCAGCTCTCGCCGGGCGCGCAGGTCGCGGCCGGCCAGCCGCACCGGCGGTGGAGTGGCGTGTCCCACCGGGGCGCACTCCGGCGCCGGCTCGGCGACGCCGGCCAGGCAGCAGGCCTTTCCGAGCAGAGCGTCGTAGGCCGCGGCGCGGGCCTCGAGCCGGGCCGCCCGGGCGAAGATCGTCTCGTCGTGGTGCAGCCGGGCCATCTCGTCGGCCAGCACGGCCAGGCGCATCTGCAGGCGCAGCGCCTCGAACGGGTCGGGTGAGGACGCCGGGGGCTCGGCCCGGCGCCAAGGGGAGAGAGCGCGTAGCAGCTCGGTGATCACGGGCAACCCTGAAACGTCGTGGTCGTTGAGGTGCGGCAGCATCGCCACCCTTCACGATACGTTCGGCGCCCTCCTGATCACCACGCGTCCTCGTGCCCTTTGAGCGCATTCACGCCGCAGCCGGACGGGCGCGGAGAGTGATCCGTATCGCCCCGGCGCGGGTCGTCCATGACATTTGGTGCGATCCGTGAACCATCACCCGGTACCGTCTCGTACGGACGTCCGGTTCAGCGGGCCCCGCCTTCACACCGTAGGGAGGGTGGATGAGCGACGCGCGCGCACGCGCCAGCGCCTCGACCGTGCGCGACGAGCTCATGGCTGAGTACCTGCGGGTCAGTGAGCAGATGCTGGCCACGCAGCGCGAGGTGATGCTCGCCTACCTGAACGACGACACCCCCGACCCCGAGGCGGCCGACGAGCGGCCCGTGCGCCGGGTGCGCACCCTGCGCCTGCTCGAGCCCGCTGACGCCACTTCCTCCGGCTCCTGGTTGCTCGTCGGCCGGGGCCCCAGGGTGAACGAACTCGCCGCCCTCCTGCGCTCACACGGTTCGGCGGTGCGGGTCGCCGACGATCTTTCGAGCCCCGTGGTGGACGTCGCGGGCGTCCTCCTCACCGGCCCACTTTCCGAGGCCCCGCGTGCTGCCCTGCCCGACGTCCACCCGCACCTGACGTGGGCGCTGAAGTCCGGGGTGGGGCGTCTCGTGGCGCTGACCGGCGGGGGGACGGAGTCCGACGGCCTCGCCGGAACCCTGCGAGCTCTCCGCCTCGGCCACCCCCACGCCCAGATCCGCCTGGTCGACATCACCGACCGGGCCCCCGAGCCCACCCTGCTCCCCGAAGTAGCCACCGAAGTCCTCCGCCCCGCCCTCCCGAACCCCCACACCCCACCGCCCGCGCCGGGTGCGGCGCCCGCTCGAGGGGTGGTGCCCACCGCGGGTGGGGTGCCTGCCTCGAGAGAAGGGACGTCGGTGGCGGCGGATCGGGCGGCTGAGGTCACGCGCTGGGGTGGACGCTGGTTCCGGGCCGAGATGACGCCCCAGCCCATCACCGGTGACCCCGGCAGTGCGGCCGAGCTGATCCGGGAGGCCGGTCTCGAGCCGGGCAGCGTCGTGCTCGTCTCCGGTGGGTTCCACGGCGTCGCAGCCGATCTGGTGCGCGACCTGGCCCGCGCCGGATGCCGTGTCGACCTGGCCGGCCCGACCGCGCCTGAGCCCCCGGCCGAAGCCCCGGCCCCGGTGTCGTGCGAGGACGAGGGCGACGCGGAGACGGCCCGCGACCTCGCCGACCTCTACGCCGCCCTGGCCCGGTCCGGAGGACTGCTGCCCGGAGCGGTCGATCTCCAGGCGCGCGAGGCCCTGGCCTCCCGCCAGGTCGGGCAGCTGCTGGCTGATCTCGCCACGACCCGCACCGCCGAGGGCCACCTCGCCGACGTCGTGCACCACCGCCTCGACACCGCCGACGAGTCCGAGGCCGTGCGCCTGGTCAAGACCGTGCTCGCCGACCGCGGCCGCCTCGACCTCGTCGTGCACGTGACCGGCGTGACCGAGCACGACCGCACGTTCGCCGGCGTCTACGCCACCGAGGCCCGCGCCGCCCGGTCCCTGCTCAACGCCCTGACCGAGAGCGGCACCTCGGGCGGGAGTGCCACTCCCACCCTGGGCACCGTGCTGCTGACCACGATCGACGCCCCGGCCGAAAGCACGATCCGGGCCGGGCAGTCCGCGCTCAGCGACACCCTCGGCCGGATCGGCGACCGTTACGCCACCACCTCCGGAAGCCGGACCGTGACGATCACGTGTGCCGACGCGTCCGCCCTGGCGCCCCTCGCCCTTCTCGGCGAACTGGCCCACGGCGAACCGCATCTGACCCAGGTGACCTACAGCTGATCGGCCGGGCGGCCCTGAGCGCCCGGGGAACTGACCGCGACGAGGTTCCGGTCTCAGGAACACGCACGCGGAGCCGCATACTCACGGACGTTAGTTGGATCCAATGTTCATTTGTTAGGATCCCGAGAAGTCGAGTCGTGAGGAGATCACGTGTCCGAGACGCTGCGCGACGGTCTGGGCGCCCTGCCCGCCGTGAGCCCGTTCCTGCTGGCGGGGGAGTGGGTGTCCGACGGGCGTGAGCTCTTCGACGTCGTCGACCCGGCCACCGAGCAGGTGCTCACCCAGGTGCCCCAGGCCACCGCGTCCGACGTCGATCAGGCCGTGCGGGCCGGGCGTCAGGCCCTGGCCGACCGCACCTGGACCGGCCTCGACCCGCTCGAACGAGCCCGGGTGCTCAACCGGATCGCCGACCTGATCGAGGCCGAGCTCGAAGATCTGGCCGTCCTCGAGACCCGCGACAACGGCAAGCCGATCGAGCGCTCGCGGGCCGACACCGCCAACGCCGCAAGAACTTTCCGGCACTACGCGGGCGCTCCCTCCCGTCTGGCCGGGGCCACCGTGCCGATCGGTGACGGCCACCACGTCTACACCACGCTGAACCCGGTGGGTGTCGCCGCGCTGATCCTGCCCTGGAACTTCCCGATCATGACCGGGGCCTTCAAGATCGCTCCGGCCCTGGCGGCCGGCTGCCCGATCGTGGTGAAACCGGCCGAGCAGACGCCTCTCACGATGCTCCGCCTGGCGGCGATCATGCGCGAGGCCGGGGTGCCCGACGGTGTGGTCAGCGTTCTCACCGGTGACGGGCGGGTGGGTGCCGCACTGGTGGAACATCCTGGCGTGTCGAAGGTCTCGTTCACCGGCAGCACCGAGGTGGGGCGCCTGGTGGGCCGTTCCGCCGCCTCCACGTTCAAGCGGGTCACGCTCGAGCTCGGGGGCAAGAGCGCCAACATCGTGTTCGCCGACGCCGATCTGGATGCGGCCGTCACCATGGCCATGCGGGCCTCGTTCGGTCACTCCGGCCAGATGTGCACGGCGGGAAGCCGCCTGCTGGTGCAGAACTCGATCCTTCCGGAGATGACGGCGCGGCTCACCGCGGCGGTCGCGAAGGTGCCGATGGGAGACGGGCTGGGCGGCGGGGTCTCGGTCGGCCCGTTGGTCTCGGCGGAGCAGAGGGCGCAGGTGCTCGGCTACGTCGAGCAGGGGGTCGCCGAGGGGGCGGAGCTGGTGGCCGGGGGTGGGACACCCTCCGGCCCGGGCTATTACGTCGAGCCCACGCTGTTCACCGGGGTGCGCAACGACATGGTGATCGCCCGCGAGGAGATCTTCGGCCCGGTCGTGGGCGTGATCGGTTTCGACGACGAGGACGAGGCGATCGCGATCGCCAACGACTCCAGTTACGGCCTGGCGGGCGGGGTCTGGACCAACGACCTGCGCCGGGCTCACCGGGTCGCGGCGCGCATCGACGCCGGCACGATCTGGGTCAACACCTACAACATCTTCGACCCCGCCCTGGGTTTCGGCGGTGTGAAGGACTCCGGCATCGGCCGTGACCTGGGTGATGAGGCGCTGCTCGGCTACACGGAGAGCAAGGCCGTGGTCGTGGCGCTGTAGAGCCACCTGTTCAAATTGGATCCATCTCGCATAGAATTGGATGCAGATGGATCGACGTTGCTATCACGAGGCGGTTGGTGTGGAGAGCTCGCTACAGGTGCGCGGCCCGATCGACGTGGCGGCCGAGCGGGCGCGCACGCCGGGAGCGGCCGTCACGCATCACTTCAATGCCGCGGGCTCGGCCCTGCCGACCGCCTCGGTGGTGCAGGCCGTGGTCGACCACCTCCGGCTGGAGGAGCGGATCGGCGGGTACGAGGCCGCGCACCAGGTGGCCGACCGGATCGAGGCGGTCTACGGCGACGCGGCCCGGCTGATCGGGGCGCAGGCGCCGGAGATCGCGCTGTTCGACAGTGCCAGCACCGGCCTGCGCTCGATCGTCGACGCGCTCCGCCTCGGGGAGAACAAGAGTCGCCTGCTGGTCAGCCGGTCGACCTACGTCAGCCACGCGCTGCACCTGATGAGCCTGGGCCGAGAGCACGACGTCGAGCTGGTGGTCGTGCCCAACGACCCGAACGGCACGATCGACCTGACCGCGCTCGACGGGCAGCTCGCCTCCGGCGGCCCGGCCGTGGTCTGCGTCGCGCACATCCCCACCTCGTCCGGCCTGGTCGAGCCGGTCGCCGCGATCGGCGCCCTGGCCCGGCGTCACGGCGCCCGCTACGTGCTCGACGCCACGCAGTCCGTCGGCCAGGTGCACATCGACGTCACCGAGATCGGGTGCGACGTCCTCGTCACCACCGGCCGCAAGTTCCTCCGGGCCCCGCGCGGCACCGGATTCGCCTACGTCAGTGCCGGCCTCGACCTCCCCCCGACCGCACCCGACGTGCGCGGGGCGGTCTGGACCGCGTCCACCAGCTGGGAACTCAAGCCCGGGGCGCGCCGGTTCGAGACCTGGGAGGCGTCGATCGGGGCACGCGTCGGGCTGGGGGTGGCGCTCGAGGAGGCCCTGTCCCTCGGAACCGAGCAGACCGAGCGGCATCTCGTGGCCCGCGCCGCGTCCCTGCGCGAAAGTCTGGCGGAGACACCGAAGGTGACCGTCCAGGATCCGCCGTGCTCCCCGTCCGCCATCGTGACCTTCACCGTCGACGGCATCACCCCGCTGCGGGTGAACGAGCAGCTCGGCCGGCTGGGCGTGCGCACGGTCTCGGTGCCGGCCTCGCACGCGCAGTGGGACCTGGGCGCGCGGGGCGTGGACGCGGTGGTGCGGGCGTCGGTGCACGTCTACAACGATGACGACGACATGGCTGCGCTGGTGGACGCGGTCGCCCGGATCGCGACGGGGGGCTGACATGACGGACGTCGACGTGGTCGTGGTCGGGCTCGGGATTCACGGCTCGGCCGCCGTTCATGAGCTGAGCCGGCGCGGGGTCGAGGTGCTCGGGCTGGAACGGTTCGATCCGGGCCACAGCCGGGGATCGTCGCACGGACGCACCCGGATGATCCGCCGGGCCTACCCGAACCAGCTCTGGAACCCGCTCGTGGAAAGGGCCTACGCCGGCTGGGCCCGCTGGGAGGCGGCCTTCGGCACCCCGCTCCTGCATCGCACGGGAGGTCTCTACACCTATGCGGGCGAGTCGAGTATGCAGGGGCCGGGTACCTCGGTACTGAAGGGCCGGTCCGAGATGGCCGCGGTCATGCCGGGATTCGTCGCACCGGAGGGGTATGCGGGGGTTCACGATCCTGACGCCGGAGTGCTCGAGGCCTCGACGGCGCTGAGGGGCGCTCAGGAAGGTGCGGTGGCCGACGGCGCTGTTCTCGCGTTCGGCGAGAGCGTGCTGTCGTGGCGTCAGAAGGGGGAGGGTGTGGTCGTGACCACCGACCGTCGCGAGATCAGCTGCCGCAAGCTGGTTCTCACGGCCGGGTCCTGGTCCGGCACACTGGTTCCCGAACTGGCCCACCTGTTCGAGGTCTGGCGCATCGTCACGGTCACCCTGGCCGCCGGGCAGAGCGCCGGGCAGCCGCCGCAGCTCGGCTGCTTCTCGGTCGACCGGCCGGAGGGCCTGGTGTTCGGCATTCCCGACGCCGACGGCAACGGGTTCAAGGCCGGAATCGACGCCGGAAAGGTCTGGGATCCGGACGAACCCGCGACTCCGGCCACGCCGGCCGAGATCGACGAGCTGGTCACCCTGATGACGAGCTACGTGCCGGGCATCGAGCCGGAGGTGGCCGAGGTCGCGTCGTGCCTCTACACCATGACCGCCGACAGACGTTTCGTCATCGGCACCCTGCCCTGGTCGCCCGCCGTCACCGTCGCCGCGGCCTGCTCCGGGCACGGGTTCAAGTTCGGTCCCGCCGTGGGGGAGGCCGTGGCCGACCTGGTGCTCGGGAACCCGCGGGAAGACCTGGAATTCGTCGGCGTACAGCGCCATCACGTGAGGAGTACGCAGTGACGCGCCACTGGAACGACCCGCTCACCGAGGACGAGATCGCCGGGGTGATCGCCCTGGTCCGGGCCGACGCCCGCATCGGTGACCGGCCGCGCTTCTGGGGTATCGCGGTGGACGAGGCCCTCGCCCGCGCCCTGGCCCCCGGTCAGGGCCGCCCGGTGCGCACCGTGGTGATGAACCCGGACGCGCACGCCGCGTGGGAGGTCGCGGCCTGGACGGCCGGCGACGACCGCGAGGCCTCGCTGGCGACCTGGCGGGACGTGGACGCCAAGCGCCCCGGCGTCTCCAGCGAGGAGGCCCGGCTCGTGGCGCAGGCCTGCCGGGAGGACCAGGGGCTGAAGGACGCCCTGGCCAAGCGCGGGATCACCGACGTGTCGCTGGTCTGGGTCGACCCCGAGTCGATCACCGGGTTCGAGCCCGAGGGCTACGAGGACCGCCGGCTTTCGTGGGGCACGGTGTGGCACCGCGAGAGCGCCGACGACAACGGATACGCCCGTCCGGTGGCCGGCCTGGTGCCGATCATCGACCTGGAGACGCTCGAGGTCCTCTCCATCGAAGACCACGGCGTGCTGCCGATGGCCTCCGAGCACGGCAACTACCGTTCGGGCAGCTGGGGTCCCGACCGGGAGGTGTCCCCGCTCGAGATCATCCAGCCCGAGGGGCCCGGTTTCGGCATCGACGGGCAGCTGATCACCTGGCAGGACTGGGCCTTCCGCATCGGGTTCACGCACCGCGAGGGCATGGTGCTGCACGACATCACCCACGCCGGGCGGTCGATCGTGAAGCGCGCGGCGGTGAACGAGATGTACGTGCCCTACCTCGACCCCGACCCCACGGCCTACCGCAAGAACTTCTTCGACTGGGGCGAGTACGGCGCCGGACCGCTCACCGCCTCGCTCGAGCTGGGCTGTGACTGCCTGGGCGAGATCCGCTACTTCGACGCCGCGGTGGTGAACGGCCACGGTGACGCGCGCACCATCAAGAACGCGGTCTGCCTGCACGAGGAGGACTACTCGATCCTCTGGAAGCACGTGAACACCCGCACCGGCGAGGCCGACGTGCGCCGCGCCCGGCGTCTGGTGGTCTCGTTCTTCGCCACGGTCGCCAACTACGACTACGGCTTCTACTGGTCGTTCTACCAGGACGGCATGATCGAGCTGGAGATCAAGCTCACCGGCGTCATGTCGGTCTCGGGCATCGCCGACGACGCGCGGCCGGCCTACGGGCGCCTCGTCAGCCCCAACGTGCAGGCGCCGAACCACCAGCACTACTTCGGCATGCGCATGGACATGGCCGTCGACGGCCCGGTCAACCGGCTCTACGAGGTGCACTCCGAGGTCGAGGAGGACGAGGAGCTCAACCCGTACGGCAACGCCTGCAAGGTGGTACGCACCCCGCTGCTGACCGAGAAAGCCGCTGCGCGCCGGGCCAATCCGGCCGCGTCGACGTTCTGGCTGGTCGAGAGCGACGACACGGTGAACCGGTACGGCGACAAGACCGCGTACCGGCTGTCGATCCAGAACACCGCACGGCTCTTCGCAAAGCCGGGCAGCGTGGTGGAACGCAAGGCGCCGTTCGTCGGGCAGCACCTGTGGGCCTCGGTGTTCGACGGCAACGAGCGGTTCATCGCCGGGGAGTACCCGAACCAGGCCGATCTGGGGGCCGACGGCATCCAGGCCTGGCAGCAGGCCGACCGGTCGCTCGACGGTGCGGAACTCGTGCTCTGGCCGGTGATCGGGGTGCATCACGTGCCGCGTCCGGAGGAGTGGCCGATCATGCCGGTGCACCGCCTCGGCATGCGCCTGGAGCCGGACGGCTTCTTCGACCGCAACCCGTCGCTGGATCTGCCGGCGCCGATGAGCCACGGCGCTGCCGACGAGTGCTGTCACTGAAAGACCAAGGGCGACAATGAAGGACGCGTCGACCGACGCGTCCTTCATCGTCGCCTTGGGGGATCTACCCCCGGAAGACCGTGCTCGACCGGCGCTCGTACCAGTGCGCCAGGTGCTCACCGGCCTTGCGCACGTGCTCACGCATCTCACGGCCGGCCGCCTCGGTGTCACCGGCCGCGAGCGCCGCCACGATGCGCTCGTGCTCGCGGAAGTTCTCCTCGCGCTGCCGGGCGTCGTTGACGATGAGGGCCGACGACACGTTGCGCGGGAACGTCTCGTTGATGTCGTTGACCGCGCGGCCCAGCCGGGCATTGGCCGAGATGGTCAGGATCAGCGTGTGGAAGACGTCGTTGGCGGGCTTGCCGGTGGCCTCGGGGGTCTCACCGCGGCTCACCGCCGACGACTGGTCGTACATCGACCGGTTCGCGCGCCGCAGCTCGTCGAGCTCGGCGTCGGTGACCCGGTCGACCGCCCGGGTGGCAGCCAATGCCTCGAGCTCGGCGCGCACCTCGTAGGCCTCGCGGACCTCCCAGGGGGCCGGAACCCGCACCACGGCGCCACGATTGGGCAGCACCTCGATCAGCCCGCCACTCTGCAGCTGGCGCAGGGCCTCGCGGATCGGGGTACGGCTCACCCCGAAGTCGGTGGCGAGTTCGGCCTGCCGCAGCTGGGCGCCGATCGGGATCTCGCCCGACATGATGCGCTCACGGATGCGCGCTGCCACGTCGTCCACCAGGGCGTGCCCCGATGCAGCGTCCACTGTTGTTCCCTTCGCGAAAAGCTCAACTCGACGAAGCTAGCAGAACTCCACGGATCGGACCCAAGTCCGACAAGTGTGGGTGGGAAGTCTGTCTAATGGGATCCACGACTGTTAAGTTGGGATCCATTCACTGCTTTGGTCGAGGAGGTCGTCGGTGCTGAAGCGCGAGGACAACGAGAAGCTCACCCGGACCGGGCCGGGCACCGCGCTGGGCGGGCTGATGCGGGCCTACTGGCAGCCGGCGGCACTGGTCTCCGAGATGTCCGACGAGAAACCGGTCAAGGCGGTGCGGCTGTTCGGCGAAGACCTGGTGCTCTTCCGTAAGCCCGACCGCACCTGGGGTCTGATCAGCCGGTACTGCGCCCATCGCGGGGTCGACCTGTCGTACGGCCGGCTGGAGGACGGTGGCCTGCGCTGCCTCTACCACGGCTGGCTCTTCAACGCCGACGGTCGTTGCGTCGACCAGCCCGCCGAGCCCGAGCACAGCCGGTTCGCCGACAAGATCCGGGTCTCGAGCTACCCGTGCCAGGAGAAGAACGGCATCATCTTCGCCTACCTGGGCGCCGGTGATCCGCCGCCGTTCCCGAACTACGACTGCTTCGCCGCGCCCGACGAGTACACGTTCGCGTTCAAGGGCCTGTGGGAGTGCAACTGGCTGCAGGGGGTGGAGGGCGGCATCGATCCCAGTCACGTCTCGTTCCTGCACCGCTTCATCGACGAGGACCCCCGCGAGACCTACGGCCAGCAGTTCAGCGAGGAGGTCGAGGGCACCGGCACGAAGCTGTCCAAGCTGGTCGGCGACCACTTCCGGCCCGACATCGAGGTGGAGAGCGCGGCCCACGGCCTGCGGGTGTTCGCGGTGCGGCAGCTGACCGAGGCCCTCAAGCATGTGCGGGTCACGAATCTGCTGTTCCCCAACGCCTTCGTGGTGCCGTTCGGCAGGACCAAGGTGTTCACGCAGTGGCACGTGCCGATCGACGACCACCATCACTACTGGTACATGATCTGGTACGACTACGCCGAGAAGACCGACAAGGAGACACTTCTGCGGCAGCGCCTGGCCGAGGTCAGCCTGCCCGACTACCGCCCGCTGCGAAACCGTTCCAACGACTGGGGTTTCGATCCGGTCGAGCAGAGAACGACCACCTACACCGGCATGGGCCTGGACATCAACGTCCACGACCAGTGGGCGGTGGAGAGCATGGGCCCGATCCAGGACCGCACCGTCGAGCGTCTCGGCGTCTCCGACCGGGCCGTCACCGCGAACCGCCGGCTGCTGCTGAAGGCGATCGACGCGTTCGCCGCCGGTGGGCGGCTGCCCGCGCACCCGCTCGACGAGACGGAGGCCGCCGCCTGCACCGGACCGCTCGCGGTCGACACCACCGCGGCCAACGAGAACTGGCAGGAACACTGGGTTTCCGTGGATGCCGAGCGCCGGCAGGCTTCCCCGTGGGCCTCCCGGTCACCGGAGAACGCCGATGCCTGACGACGCGTCTGCACTCGCCTTCCCGGGGCCGGCCCGGCGCAACCACGACGAGCGCGACGTGGCCGCGGCGGGTGAGGGGCGCAGCGCCCGCCCGATGCTGGCCAAGGACCGCGGGGGGTTCGTCGACGAGTTCGGGCTCCGGAGCGAGGCGCAGTACGCCGCCTCGGCCCAGATGCGCCGGGTGATCGACGAGATCGGCCTGGAGATGGTTCGATTCGCGTTCGTCGACCAGCACGGTCTGCTGCGCGGCAAGACGATCGCCCGCTCCGCCGTCGCCGCGGCCATGCGCTCGGGTCTCACCGCGCCCAGCTCGCTGCTGCTGAAGGACACGTCCGGCAAGTCCGTGTTCCCGGTCTTCGCACCTGACGCCGGACTCGGGGTCCGTCAGCTCTCCGGGGCGGGTGACGTGGTGCTGGTGCCCGACCCGACCACGTTCCGGGTGCTGCCCTGGGCCGCGCGCACCGGGTGGATCCTCTGCGACCTGCGTTTCCCCGACGGGTCGGACGTGGCGTTCAGCACCCGGGACCTGCTGCGGCGCCAGCTGTCGGAGCTGGAGCGCACCGGCTACCGGATGACGGTGGGGGCGGAGCTGGAGTTCCACGTCTTCCGTCCCGTCGCGGGCGTTCCCGGGGCCGGACCCCGGATGGAACCGACCTCCCCCGGTTCCCAGCTGCTGCACGAAGAGGGCCTGGACACCTTCGACGACCTGGTGCAGGCGCTCTACCGGGGGCTGACGGCGCTCGACCTGCCGCTGCGGTCGATCGAGCTGGAGTTCGGGCCGAGCCAGCTGGAGATCACGATGGAGGCCGCGGACGCGGCGGAGACGGCCGACGCGGTGGTGCTGTGCCGCAGTGCCGTGCGCCAGATCGCGCGGCGCCTGGGCTACGAGGCCACGTTCATGTCGAGGCCGCAGGGTGCCGAGAGCGCTTCCACCGGCTGGCATCTGCACCAGTCGCTCACCTCGGCCGAATCGGGGCAGCCGGTGTTCGCGGCGCCGGACGGCCTCTCCCCGGTGGCCCGCGGTTACCTGGAGGGCCTGCTCACGCACGCCCGGGGTGCGGCGGCCTTCAGCACCCCGACCGTCAACGGGTACAAGCGTTATCAGCCCTACTCGCTGGCGCCGGACCGGGTGGCCTGGGGCGTGGACAACAAGGGGGCGATGGTGCGGGCCGTCATCGGCGGCGCGGGCACCCGGCTGGAGAACCGCACCGGTGAGCCGGCCGCGAACCCGTACCTCTACATCGCCTCGCAACTGGTCAGCGGCCTGGACGGGATGCGGCGCGGCCTGGCGCTGCGGGAACCGGTCGCGAACCCCTACGAGAGTGATGCGCCCCGACTTCCGCGCTCGCTCGGCGAGGCGGTCGAGGCGCTGGAACACGATCCGGTCTTCGCCGACGCGCTGGGGGCCGACACGGTGGCCTGGTACGCCGCGATCAAGCGCCGCGAGTTCGAGCGCTACCTGCTGCACGTCTCGGACTGGGAGCAGAGGGAGTACCTCGGGATGTTCTGAGTCCGGTGGCCGATCACTACCCTGCACGGCATGAGGGTGGCGTCGCTGGGGTACCGGACCGATCTGATGCTGCGCGGGCTGGGTGGCTCCGATGTCTCCGACCGCGGGTCGCACCTGGTCGTGCGCACACCGTCGAACCCGGCGTACTGGTGGGGCAACTTCCTGCTGCTGCGGGAACGGCCCGGCCCGGGGGAGTGGCCGGGCTGGGTGCGGGAGTTCGCCCGTGAGTTCCCCGAGGCGCCGCACGTCGCACTCGGTCTCGACCGTCCCGACGGCACGGTCGGGGACATCGACGGCGCGATCGACCTGGGCCTGGACGTTCTCGTCGACACCGTGCTCACCGCCTCCGCGCTGCGGGCGCCGGCCGCGGCCGACGCCGAGATCCGCCCGCTGTTCGGTGACGCCGACTGGGAGCAGGCGGTGCAGCTGCGCCTGGCACTCGACGAGGTCCGCGTGACCCCGGCCCACGCGGGGTACCTGCGGCGCAAGGTGGCCGAGCACCGCCGGCTGGCCGAGGCCGGGCACGGGGTCTGGTTCGGCGCCTTCGTCGAGGGGACGATGCGCTGCGGCGCCGGGCTCTACACCGACGGCGAGGGGGTTGCCCGCTACCAGAACGTGGAGACCCACCCGGGGTTCCGGCAGCGCGGCCTGGCCTCGTCGCTGGTGCACCAGCTCGGCGAGTGGGGCCTGCACCGCCCGGACGTACGCGAGCTGGTCATCGTGGCCGACCCGGGGTACCACGCGATCCGCCTGTACCGCGCCCTCGGCTTCCAGGACACCGAGCACCAGGTGCAACTGCAGCGCCCGCCCTTCGGCTGACGTTCCGGCCGGTCGGCGTCGTCGCAGGTGGGACGGGGTGGAACGTCCCAGGCGGGCCGATCCGGGGACGGCGGGACAAGGCCGGCCGCAGGCTGGGGCCACCCCGATCCCGCTGCGAAAGGCCGCCTGATGCCTGCCGTTCCCCTCCCCGCCGATCTCCCCGCCGGCACCGGTGCGCCCGAGCCCACCGACGCGTCCGTCATCAAGACCCGGCTGCCCCCGATCCGCCCCAGCGAGCGCTGGCCCTGGATCCTGCCCCTCGCGGTCACGTACTTCCGGATGCGCCGCCGGGTGAAGTGGCTCGTCGGTGGTGCGACCTTCACCCGTACCCGCAGCACCGAACCGCTGCCCGTGCTGGTGAAGCGTCACCGCTCGCTGTTGCTCAGGCAGCTCGGCGACGCCGACATGTGGCTCCAGCGCAACAAGGTCATCAACCTGCGCATCGCCGCCGGCCAGCTCGACGGGGTCGTCATCGCACCCGGCGAGACGTTCTCGTTCTGCCGGCTGGTCGGCCGGGCCACCGCGAAGAAGGGCTACGTCGTCGGGATGTTCCTGTCCGGCGGCGAGGTGAGGCCCGACATCGGCGGGGGCATCTGCCAGGCCGCGAACCTGCTGCACTGGATGGCCCTGCACAGCCCACTGACGATCGTCGAGCGCTCGGAGCACAGCTTCGACCCGTTCCCCGACTCCGGCCGCGTGATCCCCTGGGGGACCGGGACGTCCATCTTCTACAACTACATCGACCTGCAGCTGCGCAACGACACCGACGTGCCC
This genomic interval carries:
- a CDS encoding glutamine synthetase family protein yields the protein MLAKDRGGFVDEFGLRSEAQYAASAQMRRVIDEIGLEMVRFAFVDQHGLLRGKTIARSAVAAAMRSGLTAPSSLLLKDTSGKSVFPVFAPDAGLGVRQLSGAGDVVLVPDPTTFRVLPWAARTGWILCDLRFPDGSDVAFSTRDLLRRQLSELERTGYRMTVGAELEFHVFRPVAGVPGAGPRMEPTSPGSQLLHEEGLDTFDDLVQALYRGLTALDLPLRSIELEFGPSQLEITMEAADAAETADAVVLCRSAVRQIARRLGYEATFMSRPQGAESASTGWHLHQSLTSAESGQPVFAAPDGLSPVARGYLEGLLTHARGAAAFSTPTVNGYKRYQPYSLAPDRVAWGVDNKGAMVRAVIGGAGTRLENRTGEPAANPYLYIASQLVSGLDGMRRGLALREPVANPYESDAPRLPRSLGEAVEALEHDPVFADALGADTVAWYAAIKRREFERYLLHVSDWEQREYLGMF
- a CDS encoding GntR family transcriptional regulator, which produces MDAASGHALVDDVAARIRERIMSGEIPIGAQLRQAELATDFGVSRTPIREALRQLQSGGLIEVLPNRGAVVRVPAPWEVREAYEVRAELEALAATRAVDRVTDAELDELRRANRSMYDQSSAVSRGETPEATGKPANDVFHTLILTISANARLGRAVNDINETFPRNVSSALIVNDARQREENFREHERIVAALAAGDTEAAGREMREHVRKAGEHLAHWYERRSSTVFRG
- a CDS encoding VanW family protein; this translates as MPAVPLPADLPAGTGAPEPTDASVIKTRLPPIRPSERWPWILPLAVTYFRMRRRVKWLVGGATFTRTRSTEPLPVLVKRHRSLLLRQLGDADMWLQRNKVINLRIAAGQLDGVVIAPGETFSFCRLVGRATAKKGYVVGMFLSGGEVRPDIGGGICQAANLLHWMALHSPLTIVERSEHSFDPFPDSGRVIPWGTGTSIFYNYIDLQLRNDTDVPYQLRIRVGETHLEGELRAAVMPAHSYHVEARQERFQQLRGVWWRSNEIWRRVIDRRTGNHVGEELLKKNRARVMYDPTVTYTDRTPGRRL
- a CDS encoding aromatic ring-hydroxylating dioxygenase subunit alpha is translated as MLKREDNEKLTRTGPGTALGGLMRAYWQPAALVSEMSDEKPVKAVRLFGEDLVLFRKPDRTWGLISRYCAHRGVDLSYGRLEDGGLRCLYHGWLFNADGRCVDQPAEPEHSRFADKIRVSSYPCQEKNGIIFAYLGAGDPPPFPNYDCFAAPDEYTFAFKGLWECNWLQGVEGGIDPSHVSFLHRFIDEDPRETYGQQFSEEVEGTGTKLSKLVGDHFRPDIEVESAAHGLRVFAVRQLTEALKHVRVTNLLFPNAFVVPFGRTKVFTQWHVPIDDHHHYWYMIWYDYAEKTDKETLLRQRLAEVSLPDYRPLRNRSNDWGFDPVEQRTTTYTGMGLDINVHDQWAVESMGPIQDRTVERLGVSDRAVTANRRLLLKAIDAFAAGGRLPAHPLDETEAAACTGPLAVDTTAANENWQEHWVSVDAERRQASPWASRSPENADA
- a CDS encoding GNAT family N-acetyltransferase; amino-acid sequence: MRVASLGYRTDLMLRGLGGSDVSDRGSHLVVRTPSNPAYWWGNFLLLRERPGPGEWPGWVREFAREFPEAPHVALGLDRPDGTVGDIDGAIDLGLDVLVDTVLTASALRAPAAADAEIRPLFGDADWEQAVQLRLALDEVRVTPAHAGYLRRKVAEHRRLAEAGHGVWFGAFVEGTMRCGAGLYTDGEGVARYQNVETHPGFRQRGLASSLVHQLGEWGLHRPDVRELVIVADPGYHAIRLYRALGFQDTEHQVQLQRPPFG